The following proteins are encoded in a genomic region of Reichenbachiella sp.:
- a CDS encoding beta-ketoacyl-ACP synthase III: MTKIRAAITGVQGYVPDYVLTNQELETFVDTSDEWITSRTGIKERRILKGEGKGTSVIGIESSKALLKKTGTDPKDIDLIICATVTPDMPFPATANIIADEIGAINSFSYDISAACSGFLYALTTGSQFIETGKYKKVLVIGADKMSSIINYKDRTTCIIFGDGGGAVLLEPTTEEVGVMDSILKADGSGAQYLNMPGGGSRMPATVESVQADKHYAFQEGSAVFKFAVTNMADVAAEIMEKNNLTGDDISWLVPHQANKRIIDATARRMEVDENKVMLNIEKYGNTTSGTLPLCLWDYEKQLKKGDNVILAAFGGGFTWGSIYLKWAYDSK; this comes from the coding sequence ATGACTAAAATAAGAGCAGCAATTACAGGTGTTCAAGGTTATGTCCCAGACTATGTACTGACTAATCAGGAACTTGAAACCTTTGTAGATACCAGCGACGAGTGGATCACCTCTCGAACAGGTATCAAAGAAAGAAGAATCCTAAAAGGAGAAGGCAAAGGCACCTCTGTGATTGGAATCGAGTCATCTAAGGCACTACTCAAAAAAACGGGTACTGATCCTAAAGACATAGATCTTATCATTTGTGCAACAGTCACGCCAGACATGCCGTTTCCGGCCACGGCTAACATAATTGCTGACGAAATTGGAGCCATCAATTCATTTAGTTATGATATTTCTGCTGCTTGCTCTGGATTCCTATATGCGCTAACCACAGGTTCTCAATTTATTGAGACAGGCAAATACAAAAAAGTGTTGGTCATTGGAGCTGATAAGATGTCATCGATTATCAACTATAAAGACCGTACTACATGTATCATCTTTGGTGATGGTGGTGGAGCTGTATTGCTAGAGCCAACTACCGAAGAGGTAGGTGTAATGGATTCTATATTGAAGGCAGATGGATCAGGCGCTCAGTATTTAAATATGCCAGGAGGAGGAAGTAGAATGCCTGCTACTGTAGAGTCCGTTCAAGCAGACAAGCACTATGCATTTCAAGAAGGTTCTGCAGTATTCAAATTTGCTGTAACCAATATGGCCGATGTTGCCGCTGAGATCATGGAGAAAAATAATTTGACTGGTGATGATATCTCTTGGTTGGTGCCGCATCAGGCTAATAAAAGAATTATTGATGCTACCGCTCGACGAATGGAAGTCGACGAAAATAAAGTAATGCTCAATATTGAAAAATACGGCAATACGACAAGTGGCACACTACCTTTATGTCTTTGGGACTACGAGAAACAGTTAAAGAAAGGTGACAATGTAATTCTTGCTGCTTTCGGTGGCGGATTCACTTGGGGGTCTATCTATTTGAAATGGGCCTACGATTCTAAATAA
- the rpmF gene encoding 50S ribosomal protein L32, with the protein MAHPKRKTSKQRRDKRRTHYKAEAKNYVVCATTGEAHLPHRAYWHEGKLYYKGKVVIEKEVLA; encoded by the coding sequence ATGGCACATCCAAAGCGTAAAACCTCGAAGCAGAGAAGAGACAAGAGAAGAACGCATTACAAAGCAGAAGCTAAGAACTATGTAGTTTGCGCTACCACTGGTGAAGCTCATTTGCCTCATAGAGCCTACTGGCACGAAGGCAAATTGTACTACAAAGGCAAAGTAGTGATCGAAAAAGAAGTATTAGCTTAA
- the efp gene encoding elongation factor P: MASTADFKNGMCIEYNHGLYFIVEFQHVKPGKGPAFVRTKLKNVKTGKVIDNTFTSGHKVNTARIERRNYQFLYKDDLGYNFMDNDTYEQINIEEELIDAPQFLKDGENVDVIFHAEEEMILGCELPNHVIMEITYTEPGLKGDTATNASKPATTETGASIQVPLFIDQGDVVKVESKTGNYVERVKK; the protein is encoded by the coding sequence ATGGCTTCAACCGCTGACTTTAAAAATGGCATGTGCATCGAATACAACCACGGTTTGTATTTCATCGTCGAATTTCAGCATGTAAAACCAGGCAAGGGCCCAGCTTTTGTCAGAACAAAATTGAAAAATGTCAAAACCGGAAAGGTGATTGACAATACTTTTACTTCTGGTCATAAAGTAAATACAGCTCGCATAGAAAGAAGGAACTACCAGTTTCTATATAAGGATGATCTAGGCTACAACTTCATGGATAATGATACTTATGAACAGATCAATATCGAAGAAGAGCTGATTGACGCTCCACAGTTTCTTAAGGATGGAGAAAACGTAGACGTGATCTTTCATGCTGAAGAAGAAATGATTTTAGGGTGTGAACTCCCTAACCATGTGATCATGGAAATCACATACACTGAACCAGGTCTGAAAGGCGATACCGCGACCAATGCATCAAAACCTGCAACTACTGAAACAGGTGCTTCGATTCAGGTCCCTCTATTTATCGACCAGGGAGACGTAGTGAAAGTAGAAAGCAAAACAGGAAATTATGTAGAAAGAGTAAAGAAGTAA
- the accC gene encoding acetyl-CoA carboxylase biotin carboxylase subunit translates to MFKKILIANRGEIALRIIRTCREMGISTVAIYSTADKESLHVKFADEAVCIGPAPSKDSYLNMKTIISAAEITNADAIHPGFGFLSENAEFSQLCEEYNIKFIGASAEMISKMGDKATAKDTMKKAGVPTIPGSDGLLSSVEEGKKIAKQIKYPVILKATAGGGGRGMRIVKDESGFQKAWDDARQESKAAFGNDGMYLEKFVEEPRHVEIQIVGDSNGRACHLSERDCSIQRRHQKLTEETPCPAEKMTQELREKMGQAAILGAEAIKYEGAGTVEFLLDKHGDFFFMEMNTRIQVEHPITEEVTDFDLIKEQIKVAAGIKISGKNYFPQLHAIECRINAEDPAKDFRPSPGKITHLHMPGGHGVRVDSHVYAGYTIPPNYDSMIAKLIVSAQTREEAIVRMKRALGEFVIEGIKTTIPFHLKLMDDEIYKSGQFTTAFMDTFDLTDL, encoded by the coding sequence GTGTTTAAGAAAATATTAATTGCCAACAGAGGCGAAATTGCTTTAAGAATTATTCGAACTTGTCGTGAGATGGGTATTAGCACAGTAGCTATTTACTCTACCGCCGACAAAGAAAGTCTACATGTAAAATTTGCCGACGAAGCAGTTTGCATAGGACCTGCACCAAGTAAGGATTCTTACTTGAATATGAAAACGATCATATCTGCTGCGGAAATCACTAATGCAGATGCTATTCACCCAGGATTTGGATTTCTATCAGAAAATGCTGAGTTCTCTCAGCTTTGTGAAGAGTACAACATCAAATTTATCGGTGCTAGCGCAGAAATGATCAGCAAAATGGGAGACAAGGCTACGGCCAAGGATACCATGAAAAAAGCTGGTGTTCCTACGATCCCAGGGTCTGACGGCTTATTAAGTTCTGTAGAAGAAGGTAAGAAAATCGCAAAACAGATCAAATACCCAGTTATCCTAAAGGCAACAGCCGGAGGTGGTGGCCGAGGTATGAGAATTGTTAAGGATGAAAGTGGTTTCCAAAAAGCATGGGATGACGCTCGTCAAGAGTCCAAAGCTGCTTTCGGAAATGACGGCATGTATCTTGAAAAATTTGTCGAGGAGCCACGTCACGTTGAAATCCAGATTGTTGGAGATAGTAATGGTAGAGCTTGTCACCTTTCGGAAAGAGATTGTTCGATCCAAAGAAGACATCAAAAATTAACGGAAGAAACACCTTGTCCTGCTGAAAAAATGACTCAGGAACTTCGAGAGAAGATGGGTCAAGCAGCCATTTTGGGAGCAGAAGCGATCAAATATGAAGGAGCAGGAACAGTCGAGTTTTTGCTAGACAAACATGGTGACTTCTTCTTCATGGAGATGAATACACGTATTCAGGTGGAGCACCCTATTACGGAAGAGGTAACTGATTTTGACTTGATCAAAGAGCAGATCAAAGTAGCTGCAGGGATTAAAATTTCTGGCAAGAACTACTTTCCTCAGCTGCATGCGATTGAATGTAGAATTAATGCTGAAGATCCTGCAAAAGACTTCCGCCCTTCTCCAGGTAAAATCACACATTTGCATATGCCGGGCGGGCATGGCGTACGAGTAGATAGCCATGTGTATGCGGGTTATACCATTCCACCAAACTACGATTCGATGATTGCGAAGCTGATTGTTTCAGCTCAAACAAGAGAAGAAGCAATAGTAAGGATGAAAAGAGCATTGGGCGAATTTGTAATCGAAGGAATTAAAACTACGATTCCTTTTCATCTCAAGTTGATGGACGATGAAATCTATAAATCAGGCCAATTCACTACTGCATTTATGGATACTTTCGACTTGACTGATTTGTAA
- the accB gene encoding acetyl-CoA carboxylase biotin carboxyl carrier protein, translating into MKVKEIKELIDFLSNSGLEEVKIETEEFKVNIKRSNETQVIERAVAAPAPAAPVAAAPAPAAPTAAAPAAPAAESAPAGNYVEIKSPMIGTFYRSSNPESPAFVNVGDKVSAGSTVCIVEAMKLFNEIESEVSGTIVKVLVDDSQPVEYDQPLFLVDPS; encoded by the coding sequence ATGAAGGTAAAAGAAATCAAAGAATTGATAGACTTCTTGTCTAATTCAGGGCTCGAAGAAGTAAAAATAGAAACTGAAGAGTTTAAAGTTAATATCAAAAGAAGCAACGAAACTCAGGTTATAGAAAGAGCCGTAGCTGCCCCTGCTCCTGCAGCACCTGTCGCAGCAGCACCGGCACCAGCTGCTCCCACAGCAGCAGCACCTGCTGCACCAGCCGCAGAGAGTGCGCCTGCTGGCAACTACGTTGAAATTAAGTCACCAATGATCGGGACATTCTACAGATCATCTAATCCAGAATCTCCTGCCTTTGTGAATGTTGGAGATAAAGTATCTGCTGGATCGACCGTATGTATTGTAGAAGCAATGAAGCTTTTCAACGAAATTGAATCTGAAGTATCAGGTACTATTGTAAAAGTACTAGTAGATGATTCTCAGCCAGTAGAATACGATCAGCCACTATTCTTGGTTGACCCGTCATAA
- a CDS encoding outer membrane beta-barrel protein, with product MKAKRFLYLLLILFLCSNAIRAQQALGIYAGSVTNRFEGDRVSKLFDVGFRMHSSMSAGLVLDLPIKEDVYITFIPGYKDISGTIFENNEEYIEQIEQGIEEPTVPKTIDISFLELDFVALPVLLKIISNNTKWQFMAGIETQVRVKSNLDLFKIGETINIDSYVKPINFSAIFGLGYRFNIKKVRFSIDLMYTQGLNNLSSGQELPNGSVPRVKSTTGETKLTWYFLNKKEKSK from the coding sequence ATGAAAGCAAAACGCTTCTTGTACTTATTGCTCATTCTTTTTCTATGCTCTAACGCAATTCGAGCACAGCAAGCGCTCGGGATATATGCTGGATCTGTAACCAATCGATTTGAAGGCGATCGAGTAAGCAAACTATTTGATGTGGGATTTCGCATGCATAGCTCCATGTCAGCAGGGCTTGTTCTTGACCTTCCTATCAAGGAAGATGTGTACATCACTTTTATACCAGGATACAAGGACATTTCGGGTACTATTTTCGAAAACAATGAAGAGTATATCGAACAAATTGAACAAGGAATAGAAGAACCCACAGTACCAAAAACAATCGATATATCCTTCTTGGAACTTGATTTTGTCGCCTTACCTGTGCTGTTGAAAATAATTTCTAACAATACCAAATGGCAATTTATGGCGGGAATAGAAACTCAAGTGAGAGTTAAATCTAACTTAGATTTATTCAAAATCGGCGAAACTATCAATATTGACTCTTATGTTAAACCCATTAATTTCTCAGCAATTTTCGGTTTGGGCTATAGATTCAATATAAAAAAGGTACGTTTTTCAATTGACTTGATGTACACCCAAGGCTTAAATAATCTATCAAGTGGTCAAGAATTACCGAATGGAAGTGTTCCGAGAGTAAAATCTACTACAGGAGAAACAAAACTAACGTGGTACTTTCTAAACAAAAAAGAAAAAAGCAAATGA